CGGAGCGCGCCGGCGGCGCGTTCAGCGACGTGCTGCTGCCCAACCTCTTCGGGGAGCACGGCCGGCCGGCGTACAACTCCTTCGTGGCCACCTTCGTGGACGCGGTGGTGCGCGGCGAGACCCCGCAGGTCCAGGACCGCGAGATCGGCCTGCTGCACGCCCAGGGCGCTGCGGCCGGACTGGTCCTGGCCGCCGAGCGGCCGGGCGCGGAGGTCGAGCTGGCCACCGAGGAGACCTCGGTGGTCGAGGTGCTCGACACGCTGCTCGGCTTCCACGCTCTCTACCCCGAGACCGGCGACGTGCCCGACATCTCCAGCACCCTGTCCCGCGACCTGTTCAACACCTACCGGGCCCGCCTCTTCCCCGAGCGCGGCCCGATCGCGCTCACCCCGCGCGCGGACCAGCGCGGTCGGCTGGTCGAGACGGTCCGGGCGCACGGGCGGGGCGGCCAGACGTTCGTCTCCACGACCGTGCCCGGCGTCACCCGGGGCGAGCACTACCACTTGCACAAGGTGGAGCGGTTCGTCGTGCTGGAGGGCGAGGCGGTGATCGCGCTGCGCCGGATGTTCACCGACGACGTGGTGGAGTTCAAGGTGACCGGCGACCAGCCGGTGGCCATCGACATGCCGACCATGTGGGCGCACAACATCACCAACGTCGGGGACTCGACGCTGACCACGCTCTTCTGGACCGACACCCTCTTCGACCCCGAGGCGCCCGACACCACACCGGAGCCGGTAGGCACCAAGGAGCAGCAGCGATGACCAAGGTCATGACCGTCGTGGGCACCCGCCCTGAGATCATCCGACTCTCGGCGGTGATCAAGTTGCTGGACCAGCACGTCGACCACGTTCTGGTGCACACCGGCCAGAACTACGACTACACCCTCAACGAGGTCTTCTTCACAGAGCTGGGGCTGCGCGCCCCCGACCACTACCTCGGTGTCGACACCAGCAGCCTGGGCCGGGTCCTGGGCGAGGTGCTGATCAAAACCGAGGAGGTGCTGATCGCCGAGCGACCCGACGCGCTGCTGGTGCTGGGCGACACCAACTCCTGCCTGTCGGCGGTGATCGCCAAGCGGATGCGGATCCCCGTGTACCACATGGAGGCGGGCAACCGCTGCTTCGACGAGAACGTGCCGGAGGAGACCAACCGGCGGCTGGTCGACCACGTCGCCGACTTCAACCTCGTCTACACCGAGCACGCGCGCCGCAACCTGCTGGCCGAGGGCCTGCACCCACGCAAGATCCTCAAGACCGGCTCCCCGATGAAGGAGGTGCTGGCCGCGCACGCAGACCAGATCGACGCCTCCGACGCCCTGGACAAGCTGGGTCTCACGGCCGGGGCGTACGTCCTGGTCAGCGCCCACCGCGAGGAGAACGTCGACAACCCCGACCGGCTGCACGCCCTGCTGGACTGCCTCGAGCGCACGGTGGG
The window above is part of the Nocardioides campestrisoli genome. Proteins encoded here:
- a CDS encoding polysaccharide biosynthesis C-terminal domain-containing protein, giving the protein MSAESSGVPKKVLVTGGDGFLGWHLRCRLHSTTDHQVTAVGRADWHRLPELVADADVVYHLAGINRADPQDLVDGNERLARDVAAALEARTPSSDGPVVVFANSVQVGNGSPYAEGKERAAGVLAAAAERAGGAFSDVLLPNLFGEHGRPAYNSFVATFVDAVVRGETPQVQDREIGLLHAQGAAAGLVLAAERPGAEVELATEETSVVEVLDTLLGFHALYPETGDVPDISSTLSRDLFNTYRARLFPERGPIALTPRADQRGRLVETVRAHGRGGQTFVSTTVPGVTRGEHYHLHKVERFVVLEGEAVIALRRMFTDDVVEFKVTGDQPVAIDMPTMWAHNITNVGDSTLTTLFWTDTLFDPEAPDTTPEPVGTKEQQR
- the wecB gene encoding non-hydrolyzing UDP-N-acetylglucosamine 2-epimerase; this translates as MTKVMTVVGTRPEIIRLSAVIKLLDQHVDHVLVHTGQNYDYTLNEVFFTELGLRAPDHYLGVDTSSLGRVLGEVLIKTEEVLIAERPDALLVLGDTNSCLSAVIAKRMRIPVYHMEAGNRCFDENVPEETNRRLVDHVADFNLVYTEHARRNLLAEGLHPRKILKTGSPMKEVLAAHADQIDASDALDKLGLTAGAYVLVSAHREENVDNPDRLHALLDCLERTVGEFGHPVLVSTHPRTRKRLDALGRQVEGITFHEPLGFLDYNQLQKNSFCVLSDSGTIAEESSLLGFPAVTLRNSIERPEALDTASIPMTDLDPDNVVEAVRFMTSGLAETEVPADYQIGDCARRTVNFILSTHRRYESWLGIRTWEAETR